The proteins below are encoded in one region of Brassica napus cultivar Da-Ae chromosome A6, Da-Ae, whole genome shotgun sequence:
- the LOC106349432 gene encoding D-cysteine desulfhydrase 2, mitochondrial isoform X3, which produces MVTKLESLMLCYRFFRIIKSPTWLRVEVVKAHTQLLLVKKTVSCAERGVRSHLLLRGEQPEVLTGYNLVSTMYGNVEYVPRSKYANREEMLRTHADLVAGEDGSVLWVKDLEAMDGFSSSEAASSRKVLIVNEGAGDALALLGMFRLVKYLSEDHLLGKKSRVKFVVDAGTGTSAVGLGVAAMSLGLPWEINAVMLADTLQNYKRHEARLLEEFTRQFLPSIVCSSLDTIKWVERQRPRKFGKVLEGEVEMCRKIAQETGVLVDPMYTLAAWETATELVEDEESSIVVMLHTGGTLGMFGLAQRYKSFFTNSND; this is translated from the exons ATGGTAACAAAGCTAGAAAGCTTGATGCTTTGCTACCGCTTCTTCAGGATCATAAAGTCACCGACTTG GTTACGTGTGGAGGTTGTCAAAGCGCACACACAGCTGCTGTTGGTAAAAAAAA CTGTTTCTTGTGCTGAGAGAGGTGTGAGATCACATCTGCTACTGCGTGGAGAGCAGCCTGAGGTTTTGACTGGTTATAACCTCGTTTCAACTATGTATGGAAACGTTGAGTATGTTCCGAGATCGAAGTATGCGAATAGAGAGGAGATGCTGAGAACTCACGCTGATCTTGTCGCTGGGGAAGACGGTTCTGTGTTATGGGTTAAAGATCTTGAGGCTATGGATGGTTTTTCGAGTTCAGAAGCTGCTTCTTCTAGAAAGGTTTTGATCGTTAATGAAGGCGCAGGAGATGCTCTTGCGTTACTCG GTATGTTTCGGTTAGTGAAGTATTTGTCAGAAGATCATTTACTTGGGAAGAAGAGTCGTGTCAAGTTTGTAGTTGATGCTGGTACGGGAACATCTGCTGTGGGGTTAGGAGTTGCAGCTATGTCTTTGGG GCTTCCCTGGGAGATCAACGCAGTGATGTTAGCTGATACGCTCCAAAACTACAAGAGACATGAAGCTCGCTTGTTAGAAGAGTTTACCAGGCAGTTTCTTCCCTCTATCGTTTGCAGCAGCTTGGATACGATCAAATGGGTAGAACGTCAACGCCCAAGAAA GTTTGGGAAGGTCTTGGAAGGAGAAGTGGAGATGTGTCGGAAGATTGCCCAAGAGACGGGTGTTTTAGTGGATCCCATGTATACTTTAGCTGCTTGGGAGACGGCAACAGAGCTTGTGGAGGACGAGGAATCGAGCATTGTAGTGATGCTTCACACTGGAGGCACTCTTGGGATGTTTGGTCTTGCTCAAAGATATAAATCTTTCTTCACTAACTCGAACGATTAG